In one Drosophila albomicans strain 15112-1751.03 chromosome X, ASM965048v2, whole genome shotgun sequence genomic region, the following are encoded:
- the LOC117578103 gene encoding protein enhancer of rudimentary: MSHTILLVQPGARPETRTYCDYESVNECMEGVCKIYEEHLKRRNPNTPTITYDISQLFDFIDTLIDISCLVYQKSTNTYAPYNKDWIKEKIYVLLRQAAFSPNA; encoded by the coding sequence aTGTCGCATACGATATTATTGGTGCAGCCGGGAGCGCGACCAGAGACGCGCACATATTGCGATTATGAAAGCGTAAATGAGTGCATGGAGGGGGTGTGCAAGATATACGAGGAGCATTTGAAGCGACGCAATCCAAATACACCGACCATCACCTATGACATCAGTCAGCTGTTCGATTTCATCGACACACTTATCGATATCAGTTGTCTGGTCTATCAGAAGAGCACCAACACTTATGCGCCCTACAACAAGGATTGGATCAAGGAGAAGATCTATGTGCTGCTACGTCAGGCTGCATTCAGTCCGAATGCCTAA
- the LOC117578102 gene encoding uncharacterized protein LOC117578102: MFSAANGKIKLPPHDTDAAASSTLRCLLNGPFRDLHFNVSDHRLIPVHDVVFLDDIERNVKPLIYRPVLPEALLSTSTSTPTPTATSRLKSAESAVNSSNNNNNNNYSR, from the exons ATGTTTTCCGCTGCCAATGGGAAAATCAAG ttGCCGCCACACGACACGGATGCAGCCGCGTCGTCAACGCTGCGCTGCTTGCTCAATGGACCCTTTCGTGATCTGCATTTCAATGTGTCCGACCATCGGCTAATTCCAGTGCACGACGTCGTCTTCCTCGACGACATCGAACGCAATGTGAAGCCGCTCATCTATCGCCCTGTGCTGCCAGAGGCgctgctgtcgacgtcgacgtcgacgccgacgCCAACGGCAACGTCGAGGCTCAAGTCAGCTGAGTCAGctgtcaacagcagcaacaacaacaacaacaacaactacagcag atAA